CGGTGCGCGGCCTCGAGGCCTTCAGTCACCTGTGGCTGACCTTCGTCTTTCACCACAGCCCGGAGCGCTGGACGCCGCTGGTGCGCCCGCCACGCCTGGGCGGCAACGCCAGGGTCGGGGTCTTCGCCAGCCGCAGCACGCACCGTCCCAACCGCCTGGGGCTGTCGCTGGTCGAGCTTCGGGGCATCGACACCGGCAACGGCGGCGTGGCGCTCGAGCTTTCCGGCCACGACCTGCTCGACGGCACCCCGGTACTCGACATCAAGCCCTATCTGCCCTGGGCGGAGGCGCGGCCGGAGGCCAGCGCCGGCTTCGCCCCTGCCGCCCCTGCCCGTTGTCCGGTGGCCTTCTCCGACGAGGCCGCGGCGGCGCTTGAGCGGCGCGATGATGCCGCCTCGCTGCGCGCGCTGATCACCCAGGTCCTGGCCCAGGACCCGCGTCCCGCCTATCGCCGTGGCGCCGAGGCGCGGGTCTACGGGGTGCGGCTTCGCGATGTCGACGTGCGCTTTCGCGCCGAGGAGCACGAGGGCGGCACACGCCTGCGGGTGGTGGCGCTGGTCGAGGACGGCGGCTCCCCATGACGACCGCGACCGGGGTGGCGACACCGGCTGAGGCGGGTAAGGGCTTCCCCGCCGCACCTCGCCTCCCCCTCGCAGACGACGGCCACACAGGGGCTCCGTCAAAGTGTGATGAACCAAAAAAGGGGCCCGCGGGCCCCTTGCTCTGTCTTGCTCTACTTGCGTGCTATCGCTCGGTTCGCCGGACTCAATCGAAGCTGACACCGATGCGACGGCCGACTTCCTCGTAGGCCTCGATCACGCCGCCCAGGCCTTGGCGGAAGCGGTCCTTGTCGAGCTTCTCGCGGGTCTTGGCGTCCCACAGCCGGCAGCCGTCCGGCGAGAACTCGTCGCCGAGCACGATCTGGCCCTTGAAGACGCCGAACTCGAGCTTGTAGTCGACCAGCAGCATGCCACCCTCGGCGAACAGCGCCTTGAGCACATCGTTGACCTTGAAGGTCAGCGCCTTCATTTCCTTGAGCTGCTCCTGGGTGGCCCAGCCGAATGTCTCGGCCAGCGACTCGTTGATCATCGGGTCGTGCTGGGCGTCATTCTTCAGGAACAGCTCGAAGGTCGGCGGCGTCAGCGTCTGGCCTTCCTCGACGCCGAGGCGCCGGCACAGGCTGCCGGCGGAGATGTTGCGCACCACGCACTCCACCGGCAGCATGTCGAGCTTCTTGACCACGCATTCGGTGTCCGAGAGCAGGCCATCGAAGTGGGTCGGAATGCCGGCGTCCTGCAGCTTGCCCATGATGAAGGCATTGAACTTGTTGTTGACCATGCCCTTGCGCGCCAGGGATTCCATGCGCTCGCCGTCGAAGGCGCTGGTGTCGTCGCGGAATTCGAGGATCAGGCGATCCGGGTCATCGGTGTGGTAGACCGACTTGGCCTTGCCGGCGTAGAGCTCTTGACGCTTTTCCATGAGGGGTCTCCGAATGGGGAGGTGGCTTGAAGGGGCTGCAAACAGGGATGGTGAAACGGTGCCATGAACGAATACTAGCGGATGGTCTGCCAATCCAGGCCCTGGTCCTGGGCGGCCACCACCAGCCGTGATTCATCGCCATCGAGCAGCGGCACCAAGGCCTCCAGGGCAAGCTCGGGGCGGTTGTTGTGTTCGGACAGGTGCGAACAGACGATGCACTGCAGCCGGTCGAGCCCGACCCCCGCCAGCAGCGTCGCCGCCTGCGGGTTGGCCAGGTGCCCCCAATCACCGCCGACACGGCGCTTGAGACGCGGCGGGTAGGGGCCATCGGCCAGCAGCTGCCGATCGTGATTGCACTCGAGGATCAGCGCATCGCACCCCACGAAGGCCCGGATCACATGGGCACTGGGATGGCCCAGATCGGTCACCACGCCCAACCGCCGCCCGTGGGCGCTGAGGTGGAATTGTACCGGTTCCCGGGCATCGTGGGGTACGGTCACCGGCATGACCTCGATCCCGCCGACGGCGAAGGCCGCCTGGGGCGTGATCCACTCGTGGCGCGGCACCTGCTTGAGGCGCCCGGACAGCCAGGTGCCCGGGGTCAGGTAGACCGGCATGCCGTAGCGTCGCGCCAGGGGCCCGACGCCACCGATATGATCGCCGTGCTCGTGGGTCACCAGCACCGCCGCGACCTGCCTGGGATGCAGGCCCAGCCGGGCGAGCCGCCGCTCGGTCTCGGCCAGGCCGAAGCCGCAGTCGATGAGCAGGTGGGTCTCGCCGTCGCTGACCAGGGTGGCATTGCCCTTGCTGCCGCTGCCCAGCGACGCGAAGTGCAGGGCGCGTGATGCCGGTGGCATCAGCGCAACAGCGAGGCCAGCCGGCCCAGCAGGTCACGCTCGCCGGCATCGTCCAGCGAAGGCTCACCGGCACTCTCGACCGTGAGGCGCGCCTGGCCCTCGGCCGCCGGCACCACGCTGAGTCGCGCCCGTCGCGGCGTCTGGTCGCCGAACAGCCGACCGAGGATCCCGGCATGGCGCTCGGCCAGCGGCAGGTAGGCGACCAGGAAGGAACCGGCGCCGGCGTCCTGATCCAGGAGCTCCTGCTCGGGCCGGTCGAAGTCCCGCTCGAACAGGTGGCTGAGCTCCGCCCAGGCCTGATCGGGGGCGGCATCGATCAGCAGCGCACGCTCGCCGGCACTGCCGACCAGGCGCGCCGCTGCCGCGCCCACCGTCTCCTGACGGGACAGGTTCGAGGCCATGGCGGTCTGACCGCGGGCGCTCAGGTAGCCGGCCAGAGCATCCAGGCAATCGTCGAGGGCCGACCCGTCCTGCTCGCAGCGCACTTCGCTGGTGGCCCCCAGGCCTTCACGCACCGCGATCACGCCCTCGGGCGTGGTCAGCCGGCGCGCCTGGTCGTCGCGCTCCCTGACGCTCAGCCGCTGGCGCTCGCCGAACTCGACGATCCGAGGCCAGACCTGGGCGGGCGGCTCGTTGACCACCAGCCAGCTCGCCTCGCCCATGCGGCGACGCTCGATATAGTCGCGCACCGCCGGCAGGGGCCTGGGCGCGGTGAAGTCGTCATCCCTCTGGCGGAAGGGCCGGTTGGCCTGGGGCACCGGCATCGCGGCGCGGCCGTCGCGGAGTTCGCTGTCGGCCGGCAGCGTCAGGGGCGTGATGCTCTCGGCCTCGACATAGGCGTCACTGCGGTCGTCGTAATAGCCGCCACTGGTGCAGCCGGCCGTTGCCAGAGCAACGGCCGCCACCAGCGGCATCCAGTTCGTGGCAGCTCTCATGCATCCACCTTGGTTGTCAGTCAGCGAAAGCGCGTTCAGTCGTCGCTGGCACCGGCCAGCTGCAGCGCCTCGCCGACCGTGGAATGGTATTTCTCGGACAGCCAGGTCAGCGGCAGACGGATGCCCTGCTCGGCATAGCCCATATGATGGAGAGCCCACTTGACCGGAATCGGGTTGGCCTCGATGCCGAGCTGGGTGTGCAGCGGCATCAGTCGGGTGTTGATCTGATGCGCCTTGTCCGCATCGCCAGCCACCGCAGCGGCACACAGCTCGTGCATCGCCTTGGGCACCACGTTGGCCGTCACCGAGATGTCGCCGTGGCCGCCCATCAGCATGAAATCACAGGCAGTGGCGTCGTCGCCGGAATAGAGCATGAAGCCCGTGCCCTTGAGGCGCTCGATCAGATCCTCGGCGCGCTCCAGGTTGCCGGTGGCGTCCTTGAGGCCGACGATGTTATCGACCTCGGCCAGACGCACCACCGTCTCATTGTAGATGTCCGAGCAGGTGCGGCCGGGCACGTTGTAGAGGATCACCGGCAGGTCGCTGGCCTCGGCGATGGCCTTGAAGTGCTGGTACAGCCCTTCCTGGGTCGGCTTGTTGTAGTAGGGCGCCACCGTCAGGCAGTAGTCGGCACCGACCTCCTTGGCGTAGCGAGTCAGCTCCACCGCCTCGGTGGTGTTGTTCGAGCCGGTACCGGCGATGACCGGGATACGGCCGCCGACCTCTTCCACCACGGTACGAATGACATCGAAATGCTCGGCGAAGGACATGGTGGTCGGCTCGCCGGTGGTGCCGGCGGCGACGATGGCATCGGTGCCGTTGTCGAGATGGAAGGTCACCAGGCGACGCAGCGCCTCCCAGTCGATCTCTCCGTTGGCCTTCATCGGCGTCGCCAGGGCGACGATACTGCCTGTGATCATCTTCTTTCCTCTACAAACGCCTGAGCATCAGCCGCCGCAGATGATGGCGCTGATGGGTCTACCGGGAAATGGAGCCAGGGGTTAGATGGTACTCAGGCCGCCAGAGCCTGTACAGAACCCAGCGCAAGGACTTTGCCCCCGGCCGCCTCGCCTTCGACACGCCTTTACAGCGCCGCCACGCTGGCGTGTAATCCTTGCACAAGTTATGGGCGCGGCCACGCCAGTGACCGGCGCCGCCCGTCCGGCCCCGCCGGATCCACGACACCACTCAAGGAGCCCCTCATGAGCCTAAGCCTCGGCCAGCCCGTGCCCGACTTCACCGCCACCGCCACCGGCGACACCACCGTGACCCTGTCCGAACTGAAGGGCAGGCAGGTGGTGGTCTACTTCTACCCCAAGGCCAGCACCCCGGGCTGCACCACCGAGGGCGGCGACTTTCGTGATCGCAAGGACGCCTTCGACGCCGCCAACACCGTGATCCTCGGGGTCTCCCGGGACGGCATTCGCGCCCAGGAGAACTTCAAGGCCAAGCAGGCCTTCAACTTCGAGCTGATCTCCGACAAGGACGAGACGGTCTGCCGGCTGTTCGACGTGATCAAGCTGAAGAAGCTCTACGGCAAGGAGCACCTGGGGATCGAGCGCAGCACCTTCCTGATCGATGCCGAGGGCAAGCTCGCCCGGGAATGGCGGGGCGTCAAGGTCAAGGGCCATGTCGAGGAGGTACTCGAGGCGGCAAAGGCCCTGCACGCAGGCTAAACCCTGGAAAGCCCCCGCCACTTCCTTCGAAGCCCCCGCCGCCTCTCAGGGGCGGCGGGAAGCCCTGGCGGGCTGTCCTCACGGCTCGGGCAGCTCACCGCTCAGCGGCTGCTCGACGTGTTCCTTGATGCCCCGCGGCCAGGCATAGACCAGCGCCTTGAGCAGGGTCGCCAGCGGAATCGCGAAGAAGATCCCCCAGAACCCCCAGATGCCGCCGAAGAACAGCACCGCCAGGATGATCGATACGGGGTGCAGGTTGACCGCCTCGGAGAACAGGATCGGCACCAGCACGTTGCCGTCCAGGGCCTGCAGCACGCCGTAGGCGAGGATCACGTACAGGAACTGATCACCGATCCCGAAGTGGAAGCCCGCGACCGCCGCCACCGGCAGGGTCGCCACGGCGGCGCCGATGAAGGGGATCAGCACCGACAACCCCACCAGCATGCCCAGCAGCGCCGAGTAAGGCAGGCCGAAATAGGCGAAGGTCAGGAAGCCGGCGCTGCCGACGATCACGATCTCGATGAACTTGCCGCGCACATAGTTGGCGATCTGGGCATCCATCTCGTGCCAGATGCGAGTCATCAGATCACGCTTGCGGGGCATCAGCCACAGGGTGAAGCCGACCAGCCGCTCCCGGTCCTTGAGCATGAAGAACACGAGTATCGGCACCAGCACCAGGTAGATGATCAGATCCATCAGGTTGCCCAGCGAGGCCAATGACAGGGTCAGGGCCCGCTGGCCGACCTGGGTCAGCTCGCGGCCGGCGGCGTCGATCCAGGCCTGGATCTGGTCCGGGGTGACCAGGTTGGGGTAGCGCAGCTGCAGCTCGTCGAGGAAGCGCTGCCCGCTGGCGAACATGCGCGGGATCTCCTGCACCAGGCTGACCAGCTGATTCCAGATCAGCGGCATGACCACCAGCGCCATCGCCAGCAGGATGCCAAGGAAGCCCACGAACACCACCAGCACCGCCATGAAGCCCGGTACATGGCGCCGGGTCAGCCAGTTCACCGCCCCCTGCAGCAGGAAGGCGATCACCAGCGAGGTAAGGAAGGGCGCCAGCATGCCGCCCAGCCACACCACCGCGGCGGTGCCGACGATCAGCAGCATCAGCAGGATCACCGCTTCCTCGTCGGAGAAGTAACGTTCGAGCCAGCCCGAGAACAGCGTCTTCAGCGTCATGCCGAGCGCTCCCGGTCGCCCTTGCGCAGCCAGTAATGATAGACCTCGCCGCGGGCTTCCCGGGCGGGCATCTCGTGGGCGCTCTGAGCAACAAAGGACTCGAAGTCCCGCCAGGAACCGGCATCGGTCGCGAGCACCTCGAGCACCTGCCCCGCCGTCAGCCGCGACAGCGCCTGCTTGGCCTTGAGCAGCGGCAGCGGGCAGGGCAGGTCACGGGCGTCGAGTACATCGTCTGCTTGCAAGGTCATGCCGTCTCCCGAAACAATGGGAATGAAGGTCGGGCCGCCCGACGGCCCTCAGTACACGGCACTTTAGCGGATCGGCGGCGGTCGGAGAAGGAGGCACGCCTCACCCGAGCGCCCACGCACAAGGAACATCATGCCATTACCCCGGAAGGCCTGGCGACACGCCACCACCGCACTGATCCTTGCCGGCGCCCTGATCACGACGCCGGCCCCAGCCATGGCGTTCGATCTGCCACAACTGGGATCGGCCACCAGCGGCGTCAACCCGAGCGAAGAATACCGCCTGGGTCGGACCTGGCTCCGGCAGTTCCGTGCCCGGGCGCCACTGTGGCAGGACCCGATCAGCCGCGACTACGTCGATGCCCTGATCGCAAGGCTGCTGCCCGACAGCGGCTTCCAGGGCGGCCGGCCGCTGGTCACCCTGGTCGACAGCCGGTTGCTCAATGCCTTTGCGGTGCCCGGCGGCGTGATCGGCGTCAACGCCGGCCTGTTCGCCTTCGCGGAGGATGAGGCCGCCCTGGCCTCGGTGCTGGCCCATGAACTGGGCCACCTCTCGCTGCGCCACTACGCCCGTCAGCAGGCCCGAGTCGAGGAGACCCAGCTGCCGACCATGGCCGCGATGCTGGCCGGCATGCTGATCGCCGCCGGTGGCGGCGGCGACGCCGGCATCGCCGCCGCCATGGGTTCCCAGGCCGCCTTCATCCAGGATCAGCTGGCCTACTCCCGGCGCTTCGAGCAGGAAGCGGATCGCCAGGGCCTCCAGGTGCTGCGAGACGCCGGCTACGATCCCCAGGCGATGGTGGAGATGTTTCGAGCCATGCAGCGCCAGTCCGCCCTGCAAGGCGGCAACCCGCCGGAATTCCTGCTCACTCACCCCGTCACCGAATCGCGCATCAGCGACGCCCAGGCTCGAGCCGCGGGCCTGGGCGCCGGCGAGCTGCGCGACCCGGGGCCCCTGTATGACATGGTACGGGCCCGTGCCCTGCTGACGATTCACCGGGACGCACCGCCCCAGGCCGCCAGCCTGCTCGCCCAGGGCGACGCCGCTCCGGCGGCCGAGCGCTATCTGGCGGCCCTGATCCGCGCCCGCGGAGGCGATCTCGCCGGCGCCCTCGCGACCCTCGACACCCTGACCCGGGAGTGGCCGGATCTGCCGCTGATCCCGACCAGCGCCGCCGAACTGGCCCTGGACGCCGGCCGGCACGGCGAGGCGCTCAGGCGCAGCCAACACCTGCTGCGCCTGATGCCGGACTACCTGCCGGCGCGACTGATCGAGGCCGAGGCCCTGCTGCAACAGGATGCCCGGGCCGCTTTCGAAGCGCTTCGCGATCTCGCCGAGGCGCACCCGGAGGACCCGCAGGTATTCACCCTGCTCGCCGAGGCCGCCGGACGCAGTCAGCGCGCGGCCTGGAGCCACCTGGCCCGCGCCGAACAGCTCCAGCTGACCGGGCGCATCACCCAGGGAATCCGCCAACTGGACATCGCCGAGGAGCTGGCCAAGCAGGAAGGCGAGATCGGCATCGGTGGACGTATCAGCGAGCGTCGCGAGGCCTTCGAGACGTATCGCGAGGCCATGAAGGAGTTCCAGTAGCCCTCCTCCAGCGAGCCCCTGCGGCTGCACGGCAGGCCCACACGACCAGCGATGGCTCGCCACCGGAGCGCCTCCCCCGGCTTCATTCGGCCGAGAAAAAGGCTATGTCCCCGTTACGTGTTGCACGGGACGCCCGACCGCTTCCTGAAGACAGTGAACAGGCTGTATCGCCGTTGCATAGCGCTCCAGCAGGCGCCGCCAGCCGAGATAGTTGACGAGATACTTGGTGGCGACGCCATGAAACCGGGCGATCCAGCGCTTCAATCGGCTGTGGTAGGCATTCACGTTCTGGATATGAAAAGCGCCCGCCTGGACTCGCTGCCCGAGCTTGGCATGCACCACCCGATGGGTGATACCGCACTCTCTGGCAAAGGCCGCATATACACTGGCACCGTCGGTGCACAACACGGATTCGCGATCGACCAGGGGCGTTAGCGCCTCCCGCACATGCCGCGCGTCGAGTTTTTCCAGCTGGAAATCGGCCGTGTGGCCTGCTCGGTCGCGCACCACCATGACTGGAATCTGGTCCGGTCCAATGCCTCTTGTCGCCCCGACACCCCCTCGCTTACGCGAGGGGCGTGGCAGATGACGCTGGCCTTTGAAGGATTCCAGGAAGAAGGTTTCGTCCGCCTCGACGATGCCGGCTTCGCGTGTGTCGCTATGCTCAGCGACCCGTGTCAGAAAACGATGTCGCCATCGGAAGGCCGTATTCTTGCTTATCCCACAGCGGCGCGCGGCCTCTCTTACCGTGTGCCCTTCGATCAGGGCCTGGGAATAGTCCAGCCAGCACTCGGCATGACGAAGGCGCGCCAGTGGCGTGGCCGTCAAGGCATTGCAGGTACGATGGCACTCCCGGCACCGGTAGCGGCGCAACCCGCGGCTCCAGCCCCACGGAGCTAACGACGCGGCATTGGCTGCACAGTGTGGGCAGGCCCGGTGCGCTGGCAAGGTATCGAGGAGTGCGTCTTGCTGGGGTCGCTTTTGAAGCTGACACCGAAGAAGGTGCTTTTGCCTGGTGTTGAGTTGGGTCAGCTGACCAAGCCAGTGCTGGAAGGCGTGAGCATCCATGAGCAGGTACCTCTTCAAGGCATCTACTAACAGGATAGCTTTCCAACACGTAACGGGGACATAGCCGAGAAAAAACCCGCGACGGTGTCGCGGGTTTTTCGATGGAGGCATGGCTCAGGCGTTGAAGTTGAGCATCCGCTCCAGGGGCCTCAGCGCCTTCTCGCGCAGGGCATCATCGACCAGAATCTCGCCGCTCTGCTCGCGCAGGGCACCGGCCAGGTTGTCCAGAGCGTTCATGGCCATCCACGGACAGTGAGCGCAACTCTTGCAGGTCGCGCCGCGCCCGGCGGTAGGGGCCTCGAACAGGGTCTTCTCCGGCACCGCCTGCTGCATCTTGAAGAAGATGCCGCGGTCGGTGGCCACGATCAGCTTGTCCTGGGGCAGCTCCCTGGCGGCCTTGATGAGCTGCGAGGTGGAACCCGCCACGTCGGCCAGCTCGACCACAGACGCCGGGGACTCCGGGTGCACCAGCACCGCGGCCTCCGGATAGAGCGCCTTCAGATCCTCGATGCCCTTGGCCTTGAACTCCTCGTGAACGATGCAGGCACCGTCCCAGAGCAGCATGTCGGCACCGGTCTGCTTTTGGATGTAACCGCCCAGATGCTTGTCCGGGGCCCACAGGATCTTCTCGCCGCGGGCCTTGAGGTGCTCGATGACATCGACGGCGATCGAGGAGGTCACCACCCAGTCGGCGCGCGCCTTCACCGCCGCCGAGGTGTTGGCATAGACCACCACGGTGCGGTCGGGGTGAGCATCACAGAACGCCGCAAACTCGTCGGCCGGGCAGCCCAGGTCCAGCGAGCAGGTCGCCTCCAGGGTCGGCATCAGCACGCGCTTTTCCGGAGAGAGGATCTTGGCGGTCTCGCCCATGAAGCGCACGCCGGCCACCACCAGGGTCGAGGCCTCGTGGCGGGCGCCGAAGCGGGCCATCTCCAGGGAATCGGCCACGCAGCCACCGGTTTCCTCGGCGAGTTGCTGGATGGCGTCGTCGGTGTAGTAATGGGCGACCAGCACGGCATTTCGCTCGTGCAGCAGGCGCTTGATTTCATCGATACGCACTTCGTCCTCGGCGGGAATCCGCGTCGGGCAGTACGCTCGGGCCAGATGCTCGCGCACCTCGGCTCGGGAGGTCATGATCGTCATCGTGTCTACCACTGTGACTGGCAGGGGCTCCCCCTGCATGGCACCAGATGCCTCGGCAGGCTTGTTCACAACAGGCACCGAGACTCCAGAGGGCATGGACGGTGCGTCTCCCGCACGGCCTGCCCAATACGTCATTCTAGCCCGAAAGACGGCGACTGTCGTCGCTCATACATCCCAGGGTCAAGCGGTGACTGGGACCGGGACGGCGGAAAGCGGCGCATCGGCGGACCCTGCATAACAAAACGCCCCGATCTCGGGGAGATCGGGGCGCTTCGTCGTAATCTGGTGGGTCGTGTAGGATTCGAACCTACGACCAATTGGTTAAAAGCCAACTGCTCTACCAACTGAGCTAACGACCCGCAGTCATATCCCGAACGGGGACATGCAGCGGCGGTGATGGTGGGTCGTGTAGGATTCGAACCTACGACCAATTGGTTAAAAGCCAACTGCTCTACCAACTGAGCTAACGACCCGCCGCCGGGCCGTCGAGATGGTGGGTC
The genomic region above belongs to Halomonas sp. YLGW01 and contains:
- the tsaA gene encoding tRNA (N6-threonylcarbamoyladenosine(37)-N6)-methyltransferase TrmO; this translates as MTAHPASPANRFALTPIGRIESDYPDKFGIPRQPGLAPAARARLVLLPPYDDPLSVRGLEAFSHLWLTFVFHHSPERWTPLVRPPRLGGNARVGVFASRSTHRPNRLGLSLVELRGIDTGNGGVALELSGHDLLDGTPVLDIKPYLPWAEARPEASAGFAPAAPARCPVAFSDEAAAALERRDDAASLRALITQVLAQDPRPAYRRGAEARVYGVRLRDVDVRFRAEEHEGGTRLRVVALVEDGGSP
- the purC gene encoding phosphoribosylaminoimidazolesuccinocarboxamide synthase, with product MEKRQELYAGKAKSVYHTDDPDRLILEFRDDTSAFDGERMESLARKGMVNNKFNAFIMGKLQDAGIPTHFDGLLSDTECVVKKLDMLPVECVVRNISAGSLCRRLGVEEGQTLTPPTFELFLKNDAQHDPMINESLAETFGWATQEQLKEMKALTFKVNDVLKALFAEGGMLLVDYKLEFGVFKGQIVLGDEFSPDGCRLWDAKTREKLDKDRFRQGLGGVIEAYEEVGRRIGVSFD
- a CDS encoding MBL fold metallo-hydrolase; the encoded protein is MPPASRALHFASLGSGSKGNATLVSDGETHLLIDCGFGLAETERRLARLGLHPRQVAAVLVTHEHGDHIGGVGPLARRYGMPVYLTPGTWLSGRLKQVPRHEWITPQAAFAVGGIEVMPVTVPHDAREPVQFHLSAHGRRLGVVTDLGHPSAHVIRAFVGCDALILECNHDRQLLADGPYPPRLKRRVGGDWGHLANPQAATLLAGVGLDRLQCIVCSHLSEHNNRPELALEALVPLLDGDESRLVVAAQDQGLDWQTIR
- a CDS encoding lipoprotein-34, with translation MRAATNWMPLVAAVALATAGCTSGGYYDDRSDAYVEAESITPLTLPADSELRDGRAAMPVPQANRPFRQRDDDFTAPRPLPAVRDYIERRRMGEASWLVVNEPPAQVWPRIVEFGERQRLSVRERDDQARRLTTPEGVIAVREGLGATSEVRCEQDGSALDDCLDALAGYLSARGQTAMASNLSRQETVGAAAARLVGSAGERALLIDAAPDQAWAELSHLFERDFDRPEQELLDQDAGAGSFLVAYLPLAERHAGILGRLFGDQTPRRARLSVVPAAEGQARLTVESAGEPSLDDAGERDLLGRLASLLR
- the dapA gene encoding 4-hydroxy-tetrahydrodipicolinate synthase — encoded protein: MITGSIVALATPMKANGEIDWEALRRLVTFHLDNGTDAIVAAGTTGEPTTMSFAEHFDVIRTVVEEVGGRIPVIAGTGSNNTTEAVELTRYAKEVGADYCLTVAPYYNKPTQEGLYQHFKAIAEASDLPVILYNVPGRTCSDIYNETVVRLAEVDNIVGLKDATGNLERAEDLIERLKGTGFMLYSGDDATACDFMLMGGHGDISVTANVVPKAMHELCAAAVAGDADKAHQINTRLMPLHTQLGIEANPIPVKWALHHMGYAEQGIRLPLTWLSEKYHSTVGEALQLAGASDD
- a CDS encoding peroxiredoxin; the encoded protein is MSLSLGQPVPDFTATATGDTTVTLSELKGRQVVVYFYPKASTPGCTTEGGDFRDRKDAFDAANTVILGVSRDGIRAQENFKAKQAFNFELISDKDETVCRLFDVIKLKKLYGKEHLGIERSTFLIDAEGKLAREWRGVKVKGHVEEVLEAAKALHAG
- a CDS encoding AI-2E family transporter, coding for MTLKTLFSGWLERYFSDEEAVILLMLLIVGTAAVVWLGGMLAPFLTSLVIAFLLQGAVNWLTRRHVPGFMAVLVVFVGFLGILLAMALVVMPLIWNQLVSLVQEIPRMFASGQRFLDELQLRYPNLVTPDQIQAWIDAAGRELTQVGQRALTLSLASLGNLMDLIIYLVLVPILVFFMLKDRERLVGFTLWLMPRKRDLMTRIWHEMDAQIANYVRGKFIEIVIVGSAGFLTFAYFGLPYSALLGMLVGLSVLIPFIGAAVATLPVAAVAGFHFGIGDQFLYVILAYGVLQALDGNVLVPILFSEAVNLHPVSIILAVLFFGGIWGFWGIFFAIPLATLLKALVYAWPRGIKEHVEQPLSGELPEP
- a CDS encoding sulfurtransferase TusA family protein, encoding MTLQADDVLDARDLPCPLPLLKAKQALSRLTAGQVLEVLATDAGSWRDFESFVAQSAHEMPAREARGEVYHYWLRKGDRERSA
- a CDS encoding M48 family metalloprotease, coding for MPLPRKAWRHATTALILAGALITTPAPAMAFDLPQLGSATSGVNPSEEYRLGRTWLRQFRARAPLWQDPISRDYVDALIARLLPDSGFQGGRPLVTLVDSRLLNAFAVPGGVIGVNAGLFAFAEDEAALASVLAHELGHLSLRHYARQQARVEETQLPTMAAMLAGMLIAAGGGGDAGIAAAMGSQAAFIQDQLAYSRRFEQEADRQGLQVLRDAGYDPQAMVEMFRAMQRQSALQGGNPPEFLLTHPVTESRISDAQARAAGLGAGELRDPGPLYDMVRARALLTIHRDAPPQAASLLAQGDAAPAAERYLAALIRARGGDLAGALATLDTLTREWPDLPLIPTSAAELALDAGRHGEALRRSQHLLRLMPDYLPARLIEAEALLQQDARAAFEALRDLAEAHPEDPQVFTLLAEAAGRSQRAAWSHLARAEQLQLTGRITQGIRQLDIAEELAKQEGEIGIGGRISERREAFETYREAMKEFQ
- a CDS encoding IS1595 family transposase, whose product is MDAHAFQHWLGQLTQLNTRQKHLLRCQLQKRPQQDALLDTLPAHRACPHCAANAASLAPWGWSRGLRRYRCRECHRTCNALTATPLARLRHAECWLDYSQALIEGHTVREAARRCGISKNTAFRWRHRFLTRVAEHSDTREAGIVEADETFFLESFKGQRHLPRPSRKRGGVGATRGIGPDQIPVMVVRDRAGHTADFQLEKLDARHVREALTPLVDRESVLCTDGASVYAAFARECGITHRVVHAKLGQRVQAGAFHIQNVNAYHSRLKRWIARFHGVATKYLVNYLGWRRLLERYATAIQPVHCLQEAVGRPVQHVTGT
- the nadA gene encoding quinolinate synthase NadA, with amino-acid sequence MTIMTSRAEVREHLARAYCPTRIPAEDEVRIDEIKRLLHERNAVLVAHYYTDDAIQQLAEETGGCVADSLEMARFGARHEASTLVVAGVRFMGETAKILSPEKRVLMPTLEATCSLDLGCPADEFAAFCDAHPDRTVVVYANTSAAVKARADWVVTSSIAVDVIEHLKARGEKILWAPDKHLGGYIQKQTGADMLLWDGACIVHEEFKAKGIEDLKALYPEAAVLVHPESPASVVELADVAGSTSQLIKAARELPQDKLIVATDRGIFFKMQQAVPEKTLFEAPTAGRGATCKSCAHCPWMAMNALDNLAGALREQSGEILVDDALREKALRPLERMLNFNA